A single genomic interval of Cucumis sativus cultivar 9930 chromosome 5, Cucumber_9930_V3, whole genome shotgun sequence harbors:
- the LOC101217766 gene encoding ribulose bisphosphate carboxylase/oxygenase activase 2, chloroplastic: MAASAASVGVVNHAPLSLKGSGSTTSVPSSVFFGNSLKKVVNSRVVNPKPSSGSFKVMAVESTSDENLEKKTKKIDRWAGLGTDISDDQQDITRGKGMVDSVFQAPMQAGTHYAVMSSYEYLSQGRKSYDGMDNVLGGLYIAPAFMDKLVVHITKNFLSLPNIKVPLILGLWGGKGQGKSFQCELVFAKMGITPIMMSAGELESGNAGEPAKLIRQRYREAADIIKKGKMSCLFINDLDAGAGRLGGTTQYTVNNQMVNATLMNIADNPTNVQLPGMYNKEENPRVPIIVTGNDFSTLYAPLIRDGRMEKFYWAPTREDRIGVCKGIFRTDNVADDDIVKLVDTFPGQSIDFFGALRARVYDDEVRKWVTGVGVQSIGKKLVNSKEPPPKFEQPTMSLEKLLEYGGMLVQEQENVKRVQLAETYLNEAALGNANEDAITRGAF, encoded by the exons ATGGCCGCCTCCGCTGCCTCTGTCGGAGTCGTTAACCATGCACCG CTAAGCTTGAAAGGCTCTGGATCCACAACTTCGGTTCCAAGTTCAGTCTTCTTTGGGAACAGTTTGAAGAAAGTGGTCAACTCCAGAGTTGTCAACCCGAAGCCTTCCTCGGGTAGCTTCAAGGTGATGGCAGTGGAATCAACCTCAGACGAGAATCTCGAGAAGAAGACCAAAAAAATAGACAGATGGGCCGGACTTGGAACCGATATATCAGATGACCAACAGGACATCACAAGAGGAAAGGGAATGGTGGATTCTGTGTTTCAAGCTCCCATGCAAGCTGGAACTCATTATGCTGTTATGAGCTCTTATGAGTATCTTAGTCAAGGACGTAAATC GTATGATGGCATGGACAATGTATTGGGTGGTTTGTACATTGCTCCTGCTTTCATGGACAAATTGGTTGTTCACATCACCAAGAACTTCCTGTCCCTCCCAAACATCAAG GTTCCTCTGATTTTGGGTCTGTGGGGAGGCAAAGGACAAGGAAAATCCTTCCAATGTGAGCTTGTATTTGCCAAGATGGGAATCAC CCCAATCATGATGAGTGCAGGAGAATTGGAAAGCGGGAACGCAGGAGAGCCAGCCAAGTTGATCCGACAACGGTACCGTGAGGCCGCTGACATAATCAAGAAGGGAAAAATGTCCTGCCTCTTCATCAATGATCTGGATGCGGGTGCTGGTCGTCTTGGTGGTACCACTCAATACACAGTCAACAACCAAATGGTTAACGCCACACTCATGAACATCGCTGATAACCCCACCAATGTCCAACTCCCTGGAATGTACAACAAGGAGGAGAACCCTCGAGTTCCAATCATCGTCACTGGTAACGATTTCTCCACTCTCTACGCTCCTCTCATCCGTGACGGTCGTATGGAGAAATTCTACTGGGCACCCACTAGGGAAGACCGTATCGGTGTCTGCAAAGGTATCTTCCGTACCGACAATGTCGCTGATGATGACATCGTCAAGTTGGTCGACACCTTCCCAGGCCAATCCATCG ATTTCTTCGGTGCTCTAAGGGCGAGAGTGTACGATGACGAAGTAAGGAAGTGGGTCACCGGAGTTGGAGTCCAGAGTATAGGGAAGAAGCTTGTGAACTCGAAAGAGCCACCACCAAAGTTCGAGCAGCCAACGATGTCACTTGAAAAGCTGTTGGAGTATGGTGGCATGTTGGTTCAAGAACAAGAGAATGTGAAGAGGGTGCAATTGGCTGAGACTTACTTGAATGAGGCTGCTCTTGGCAATGCCAATGAAGACGCAATTACCAGAGGAgctttctaa